From a single Actinomycetes bacterium genomic region:
- a CDS encoding carbohydrate ABC transporter permease → MTWLAIVSIPIMAYTLIPILWIMSLSVKSSATLADGKFIPAEVSWDNYKLILTGDAHSLFIPALVNSLVVCLVATLISVVLAMFAAYAIARLEFPGKKLILTTALAVSIFPVISLVTPLYNLWRAVGLFDTQIGLIIPYLSLTLPLSIWIMSAFFKQIPWEMEQAAQVDGATSWQAFRKVIVPLASPGVFTTAIITFFTAWNDFVFAISLTSERARTVPAALAFFTGASQFEQPTGAIAAAAVIVTVPVVILVLVFQRRIVSGLTSGAVKG, encoded by the coding sequence CACGCTGATCCCGATCCTGTGGATCATGTCGCTGTCAGTGAAGTCCAGCGCCACCCTGGCCGACGGCAAGTTCATCCCCGCGGAGGTCAGCTGGGACAACTACAAGCTCATCCTCACCGGGGACGCCCACAGCCTCTTCATCCCGGCCCTGGTCAATTCACTGGTGGTGTGTCTGGTCGCAACGCTTATCAGCGTGGTCCTGGCAATGTTTGCGGCCTACGCAATCGCCCGGCTGGAGTTCCCGGGCAAGAAGCTGATCCTGACGACGGCTCTGGCCGTCTCGATCTTCCCGGTCATCAGCCTGGTGACCCCGCTGTACAACCTGTGGCGGGCGGTCGGGCTGTTCGACACCCAGATCGGGCTGATCATCCCCTACCTGTCGCTGACGCTGCCGCTGTCGATCTGGATCATGTCGGCCTTCTTCAAGCAGATCCCCTGGGAGATGGAGCAGGCGGCCCAAGTCGACGGCGCGACGTCGTGGCAGGCCTTCCGCAAGGTGATCGTGCCATTGGCCTCGCCCGGGGTGTTCACGACCGCGATCATCACGTTTTTCACGGCCTGGAACGACTTCGTGTTCGCCATCTCGCTGACCAGCGAGCGGGCCCGGACCGTCCCGGCGGCGTTGGCGTTTTTCACCGGAGCCTCACAGTTCGAGCAGCCGACGGGGGCGATCGCCGCCGCCGCGGTGATCGTCACGGTTCCTGTCGTCATCCTGGTCCTGGTCTTCCAGCGCCGGATCGTCTCCGGGCTCACCTCGGGTGCCGTCAAGGGATGA